One window of Dyadobacter sandarakinus genomic DNA carries:
- a CDS encoding NADP-dependent isocitrate dehydrogenase — MDKIKVDNPVVELDGDEMTRIIWKFIKEKLILPYLDVDIKYYDLGVEYRDQTNDQVTVDAANAIREYGVGIKCATITPDEDRVKEFNLKQMWKSPNGTIRNILDGTVFREPIVMSNVPRLVTNWTAPIIVGRHAFGDQYRATDFVVPGKGKLTIKFEGEDGQVIEHEVYQYKGAGVAMAMYNIDESIRGFARACFNVALDKGWPLYLSTKNTILKKYDGRFKDIFQEVYEQEYAGKVHYEHRLIDDMVASALKWEGNFVWACKNYDGDVQSDTVAQGFGSLGLMTSVLVTPDGKTMEAEAAHGTVTRHYREHQKGRPTSTNPIASIFAWTRGLAFRGKLDGNQPLIDFSHALEKVCIETVESGKMTKDLAVGIYGNDVKHGDHYLYTEEFLEVIDTNLKAALA, encoded by the coding sequence ATGGACAAAATTAAAGTTGACAATCCTGTCGTTGAGCTGGATGGTGATGAAATGACCCGGATCATCTGGAAATTTATCAAAGAAAAGCTGATCCTTCCCTACCTGGACGTGGATATTAAATATTACGACCTTGGTGTAGAGTACAGGGACCAGACCAATGACCAGGTAACAGTTGATGCAGCTAATGCCATCAGGGAATATGGTGTGGGGATCAAATGTGCGACCATCACTCCGGATGAAGATCGCGTTAAAGAATTCAACCTGAAACAAATGTGGAAATCGCCAAACGGTACAATCCGGAACATCCTGGATGGAACTGTTTTCCGCGAGCCGATTGTCATGAGCAATGTTCCGCGCCTGGTTACCAACTGGACTGCACCTATCATTGTAGGCCGTCACGCATTTGGCGACCAGTACCGTGCTACCGACTTCGTGGTACCTGGCAAAGGTAAGCTGACCATCAAGTTTGAAGGTGAAGATGGACAAGTGATTGAGCATGAAGTATATCAGTACAAAGGTGCCGGCGTAGCAATGGCGATGTACAACATTGATGAGTCAATTCGCGGATTTGCACGTGCTTGCTTCAATGTAGCTTTGGACAAAGGCTGGCCGCTTTATTTGTCTACCAAAAATACGATCCTTAAAAAATACGACGGCCGCTTCAAGGATATCTTTCAGGAAGTATACGAGCAGGAATATGCAGGTAAAGTGCATTATGAGCACCGTCTGATCGATGACATGGTGGCTTCTGCATTGAAATGGGAAGGTAACTTTGTATGGGCTTGCAAAAATTATGACGGTGACGTACAATCTGATACCGTAGCACAAGGTTTCGGTTCATTGGGTCTGATGACTTCGGTACTGGTAACGCCGGACGGCAAAACCATGGAAGCAGAGGCAGCGCACGGAACCGTGACACGTCACTACCGTGAGCATCAGAAAGGCCGGCCTACATCTACCAACCCGATTGCATCCATCTTTGCATGGACACGCGGTCTGGCATTCCGCGGCAAGCTCGACGGCAATCAGCCACTGATCGATTTCAGCCATGCACTTGAAAAAGTATGTATTGAAACGGTAGAAAGCGGCAAGATGACCAAAGACCTTGCAGTGGGTATTTACGGAAACGATGTGAAGCACGGTGATCACTACCTGTACACAGAAGAGTTCCTCGAAGTAATCGATACGAACCTGAAAGCGGCATTGGCGTAA
- the msrA gene encoding peptide-methionine (S)-S-oxide reductase MsrA: MNKETAATALDENNVDTANTEVATFGTGCFWCTEAVMESLDGVKKVISGYSGGHVANPDYKAVCTGSTGHAECVEVTYDPKVVSYTDLLEAFFRSHDPTSLNRQGNDVGTQYRSVIFYHNDEQKKAAEEAKTELDKSGAYGKPIVTEISKAEKFYPAEDYHQNYFANNPDQGYCAFVIAPKLDKFRKVFKEKLRKNI, from the coding sequence ATGAACAAAGAAACCGCAGCAACTGCCCTGGACGAGAATAATGTGGATACTGCCAATACCGAAGTGGCTACTTTCGGCACCGGATGCTTCTGGTGTACGGAGGCAGTAATGGAATCTTTGGACGGAGTTAAAAAAGTGATATCAGGTTACTCGGGTGGCCATGTAGCCAATCCCGACTATAAGGCAGTGTGTACAGGCAGCACAGGCCATGCCGAGTGCGTGGAAGTGACTTACGACCCCAAAGTGGTTAGTTATACCGACCTGCTTGAAGCTTTTTTCCGCAGCCACGACCCAACTTCGCTGAACCGTCAGGGAAATGATGTGGGCACGCAGTACCGCTCGGTAATCTTTTACCATAATGATGAGCAGAAAAAAGCAGCCGAAGAAGCGAAAACTGAGCTGGACAAATCAGGTGCTTACGGGAAGCCGATTGTAACTGAAATTTCCAAAGCGGAAAAGTTTTATCCGGCTGAGGATTACCACCAAAACTACTTTGCAAACAATCCGGACCAGGGGTACTGCGCATTCGTGATAGCGCCCAAACTGGATAAGTTCAGGAAGGTGTTTAAAGAGAAGCTCCGTAAAAACATCTAG
- the porT gene encoding type IX secretion/gliding motility protein PorT/SprT → MFSLHRAKIVGLLALLLAVQEVSAQGIGYRRRHLEFYDDKPIHYGILFAVPFTRFNIKHNEDFVPKDSAFVIESPTNAAFRMGFVVNAFLNDRFDLRTTPSVSLYERHVKYRYPGGTDLIEKRESTWIEVPLLLKYKSVRRVNSRMYMLAGVTFGVETNVKRNRGGGTGRLDTKSNDFSIDYGVGYEQFFEFFKFAPELRFSHGIANVFQPSKNSAGMGIGKLTTHTVTLYLNFE, encoded by the coding sequence TTGTTCAGTCTACATCGGGCAAAAATAGTGGGCCTGCTGGCGCTGTTACTGGCAGTACAGGAAGTCAGCGCGCAGGGTATCGGCTACCGGCGCCGCCATCTTGAATTCTACGACGACAAGCCTATCCACTACGGCATTCTTTTCGCTGTGCCGTTTACCAGGTTTAATATCAAACACAACGAAGACTTTGTTCCCAAAGATTCTGCGTTTGTGATCGAGTCACCAACCAATGCGGCCTTTCGCATGGGATTCGTGGTGAATGCATTCCTGAATGATCGTTTTGACCTTCGGACTACGCCTTCGGTATCCCTTTACGAACGCCATGTCAAGTACCGCTACCCGGGAGGTACAGACCTGATTGAAAAAAGGGAATCTACCTGGATAGAAGTGCCTTTGCTGCTCAAATACAAGTCTGTGCGGCGGGTAAATTCAAGAATGTACATGCTCGCGGGTGTGACTTTCGGGGTGGAGACGAATGTAAAAAGGAACCGGGGCGGGGGAACCGGCCGGCTGGATACGAAGTCCAATGATTTTTCGATTGACTACGGAGTAGGGTATGAGCAGTTTTTCGAGTTCTTCAAGTTTGCCCCGGAGCTGCGGTTTTCGCATGGTATTGCCAATGTTTTCCAGCCTTCTAAAAACTCGGCGGGTATGGGCATCGGCAAACTAACTACGCACACCGTAACATTGTACCTGAATTTTGAATAA
- a CDS encoding sugar phosphate isomerase/epimerase family protein encodes MKKYDLFRIAACTVLLTMLLYAEELFAQRKTKDIYARDNLIAWCIVPFDIKNRNPEERCQMLDRLGIKMLAYDWREQHIPTFDEEIQTLKKHKITLQAFWLYSGPNPENDKNFHTILDVLKRNHVKTQIWCMIGGIKDMDAMTQQEKVNAVARPIAYIAGKAAEIGCTVGLYNHGGWYGEPENQLEVISYLKRPNIGIVYNFHHAEEHIDRFPEFFPKILPHLMALNLAGLKKGNPVKVVPIGQGDAEREMMKIVRSSTYRGPVGIINEDTAPDAEVGLTMNMEGLKKVLKDLGDENALKTYK; translated from the coding sequence ATGAAAAAGTATGATCTGTTCCGGATTGCAGCCTGTACTGTGCTGCTGACCATGCTGCTGTACGCAGAAGAGCTTTTTGCCCAAAGGAAAACAAAGGATATCTACGCACGCGACAACCTGATAGCGTGGTGCATTGTGCCCTTTGATATTAAAAACAGGAACCCGGAGGAGCGCTGCCAGATGCTCGACAGGCTGGGCATTAAGATGCTGGCTTACGACTGGCGTGAGCAGCATATCCCTACTTTTGATGAAGAAATACAAACGTTAAAAAAGCACAAAATCACCCTGCAGGCCTTCTGGCTGTACTCGGGACCCAATCCTGAAAATGACAAGAACTTCCATACGATCCTTGATGTGCTGAAAAGAAACCACGTCAAAACACAGATCTGGTGCATGATAGGCGGTATCAAGGATATGGATGCGATGACCCAGCAGGAAAAGGTGAATGCGGTAGCCCGGCCCATAGCTTACATTGCCGGCAAAGCGGCCGAAATTGGTTGTACGGTAGGTTTGTACAACCATGGCGGGTGGTATGGCGAACCCGAAAACCAGCTGGAAGTGATCAGCTACCTGAAAAGACCTAACATCGGGATCGTATATAACTTCCATCATGCGGAGGAGCACATCGACCGCTTTCCCGAGTTTTTCCCGAAAATACTACCTCACCTGATGGCCCTGAACCTTGCCGGACTGAAAAAAGGAAATCCCGTGAAGGTAGTGCCGATCGGGCAGGGGGATGCCGAGCGGGAGATGATGAAAATTGTACGCAGCAGCACCTATCGGGGACCCGTGGGGATCATCAATGAAGATACTGCCCCCGACGCCGAAGTAGGCCTGACAATGAATATGGAGGGACTGAAAAAAGTTTTAAAGGACCTCGGAGATGAAAATGCATTGAAAACCTACAAATAA
- a CDS encoding 5-formyltetrahydrofolate cyclo-ligase — MMTKSALRRTYLNKRKNLDPGSIQQLTQAISANLTRFLRNKSFTTVHIFLTQARNSEVDTLKIIDALRDAFSNLRVAAPFVVPGTRDMLHFSISPGSKFIPNAWQIPEPDPAAELQVLPEEIDVVIIPMLAFDKQGFRVGYGGGFYDHFLPHCRPETWKIGLSFFGPVDKIADLDNFDVPMNACITPDGIFQW; from the coding sequence ATGATGACCAAATCAGCACTCCGGCGTACCTATCTAAACAAGAGGAAAAACCTCGATCCGGGCAGCATTCAGCAGCTTACACAAGCAATTTCAGCCAATCTGACCAGGTTTTTACGGAATAAATCTTTTACTACTGTCCATATTTTCCTGACGCAGGCCCGCAACAGTGAGGTCGATACCCTGAAGATTATTGATGCATTGCGTGATGCTTTCAGTAACCTGCGTGTTGCTGCGCCGTTTGTGGTACCCGGTACCAGGGATATGCTGCATTTCAGCATTAGTCCCGGTTCAAAGTTTATTCCCAATGCATGGCAAATCCCGGAACCAGACCCTGCCGCAGAATTACAGGTACTGCCCGAAGAAATTGACGTGGTGATTATTCCGATGCTGGCTTTTGACAAGCAGGGTTTTCGTGTAGGTTACGGCGGTGGGTTTTACGATCATTTTCTGCCGCATTGCCGGCCCGAAACATGGAAAATCGGACTGTCATTTTTCGGGCCGGTGGACAAAATAGCAGATCTGGACAATTTCGATGTGCCCATGAATGCGTGCATTACCCCTGACGGGATCTTTCAATGGTAG
- the ubiE gene encoding bifunctional demethylmenaquinone methyltransferase/2-methoxy-6-polyprenyl-1,4-benzoquinol methylase UbiE: MSVVPYKDKEGSKREQVAEMFDNISPKYDLLNHLLSAGVDIYWRKKAIGYLKKQKPKVILDIATGTGDFAIEALALKPEKIIGVDISEGMLAIGREKVAKLGKQDIITLQSGDSENLTFADNYFDAIIVSFGVRNFQNLLAGLTEMNRVMKPNGTCVVVEFSKPRSFPFKQFYNFYFKYILPLIGKTVSRDSAAYTYLPESVQAFPDGEAFLEIYKRAGFVNTKCISLTFGICSVYIGQK; encoded by the coding sequence ATGAGCGTAGTACCATATAAAGACAAGGAGGGCAGCAAGCGGGAGCAGGTAGCCGAAATGTTTGATAATATTTCTCCCAAATACGACCTGCTCAACCATTTGCTGAGTGCCGGAGTGGATATCTACTGGCGCAAAAAGGCGATCGGCTATCTGAAAAAACAAAAGCCCAAAGTCATCCTGGATATTGCTACAGGTACCGGCGACTTTGCCATTGAGGCGCTTGCCTTGAAGCCCGAAAAGATCATAGGTGTCGATATTTCAGAGGGAATGCTCGCAATTGGTCGGGAAAAAGTGGCCAAACTGGGCAAGCAGGACATTATTACGCTCCAAAGCGGCGACTCGGAAAACCTGACTTTTGCAGACAATTATTTTGACGCGATCATCGTTTCGTTTGGAGTACGCAATTTTCAGAATCTGCTTGCGGGGCTTACCGAGATGAACCGCGTGATGAAACCTAATGGTACCTGCGTGGTGGTGGAGTTTTCCAAGCCGCGTTCGTTTCCTTTCAAGCAGTTTTATAATTTTTATTTCAAGTACATATTACCGTTGATCGGAAAGACCGTTTCCAGGGACAGCGCGGCTTACACTTACCTGCCGGAGTCGGTTCAGGCTTTCCCTGACGGCGAGGCATTTTTGGAAATTTATAAAAGAGCAGGTTTCGTCAATACCAAATGCATATCACTTACCTTCGGAATTTGTTCAGTCTACATCGGGCAAAAATAG
- a CDS encoding CopD family protein yields MTYLHFKALHIIFVVSWFAGLFYMPRLFVYHTEAGEKPEVERQVLFVQFTKMEKLLWNAIMTPACWLALLAGIAMVYLNPSWLDQGWMQLKLIFVAGLIGYHLFTRKILLEIRAGKFRFSSFQLRLFNEVATIFLFSIVFLVVLKNTVDWLWGVLGLIIFAIVIMSAVRIVKKVRAGKSVGSPSE; encoded by the coding sequence ATGACCTACCTACATTTCAAAGCACTCCATATCATCTTTGTCGTCAGCTGGTTTGCCGGGCTGTTCTACATGCCGCGGCTGTTTGTATACCATACCGAGGCCGGTGAAAAGCCGGAAGTTGAGCGTCAGGTGCTGTTTGTACAGTTTACCAAAATGGAAAAATTGCTCTGGAATGCAATCATGACTCCTGCCTGCTGGCTTGCTCTGCTTGCGGGCATTGCAATGGTTTACCTCAATCCTTCCTGGCTTGATCAGGGATGGATGCAGCTCAAATTGATCTTTGTCGCGGGACTGATCGGGTATCACCTTTTTACCCGCAAAATACTGCTCGAAATACGCGCCGGGAAGTTCCGGTTTTCGTCCTTTCAGCTCCGCCTCTTCAATGAGGTAGCAACCATCTTCCTGTTTTCCATCGTTTTTCTGGTGGTTTTAAAAAATACAGTGGACTGGCTGTGGGGAGTATTGGGGCTGATCATTTTTGCAATCGTGATTATGTCCGCAGTACGCATTGTCAAAAAAGTACGTGCCGGAAAGTCGGTGGGGAGCCCGTCTGAGTAG
- a CDS encoding Gfo/Idh/MocA family protein, with product MKDQLNIGIIGYKFMGRAHSNGWRQAPLFFDIPATPVLKAACGRHEPYVRAFADKWGWEEVETDWKKLVSRPDIDIVDIALPQNLHYEIALAAAKEGKHIFCEKPLSMTSRQAEEMLKVCEDNGVTHYLNHNYRRTPAVAYIRKMVDSGQLGRIFHWRCAYQQDWIVDPDFPLTWQLRQDVAQAGPQWDLNSHAVDLAHFLVGDIETVTSMITSFIGERPVADETASGSLSAQAQGTGKEKVTVEDAALMIVKFKNGAIGSFEATRFATGRKNHLTFELYGSKGSILFNMERMNEFQYYSLDDQAGQQGFRTILATEPEHPYAGNWWPAGHIIGYEHAFVHAVADFIKGVAAGTPVKPDFEDGLKIMQVLEAGLESAEAGRQVTI from the coding sequence ATGAAGGACCAACTGAACATCGGCATTATCGGATACAAATTCATGGGCAGGGCACACAGCAATGGCTGGCGGCAGGCACCGCTTTTCTTTGACATACCTGCTACGCCCGTGCTGAAAGCTGCCTGTGGCCGGCACGAGCCTTATGTACGCGCATTTGCCGACAAATGGGGCTGGGAGGAAGTGGAAACAGACTGGAAAAAACTCGTTTCCCGACCCGATATTGACATTGTGGATATTGCGCTACCGCAGAACCTGCATTATGAGATTGCATTGGCTGCGGCAAAAGAGGGTAAACATATTTTTTGTGAAAAACCGCTCTCCATGACCAGCCGGCAAGCCGAAGAAATGCTGAAAGTATGTGAGGACAATGGCGTAACACATTACCTGAACCATAATTACCGGCGTACTCCCGCGGTCGCATATATCAGGAAAATGGTGGATAGCGGCCAGCTCGGCCGGATTTTCCACTGGCGCTGCGCTTACCAGCAGGACTGGATCGTAGACCCCGATTTTCCGCTTACCTGGCAGCTCAGACAGGATGTGGCGCAGGCTGGTCCGCAGTGGGACCTCAACTCGCATGCCGTGGACCTGGCCCATTTTCTGGTGGGGGATATCGAAACAGTTACGTCTATGATCACCAGCTTTATCGGGGAACGCCCCGTGGCAGACGAAACGGCTTCGGGTAGTCTTTCGGCTCAGGCGCAAGGCACCGGGAAGGAAAAAGTTACCGTGGAAGATGCAGCGTTGATGATCGTCAAGTTTAAAAACGGAGCGATCGGCTCGTTTGAGGCGACGCGCTTTGCAACCGGACGTAAGAATCACCTGACGTTTGAGCTATATGGAAGCAAGGGAAGTATCCTCTTTAACATGGAGCGGATGAACGAATTTCAGTACTACTCGCTGGACGACCAGGCCGGGCAGCAGGGTTTCAGGACGATCCTGGCTACCGAGCCGGAGCATCCTTATGCGGGCAACTGGTGGCCGGCGGGGCACATCATTGGCTATGAACATGCATTTGTACATGCCGTGGCGGACTTTATAAAGGGAGTTGCTGCCGGTACCCCCGTAAAGCCCGACTTTGAGGATGGTCTGAAAATCATGCAGGTGCTGGAAGCCGGGCTCGAATCGGCAGAAGCAGGGCGGCAGGTTACCATTTAA
- a CDS encoding aspartate-semialdehyde dehydrogenase: MKIAVVGATGLVGGEILKVLEERNFPVTELLAVASERSVGKEVTFKGKQVKVIGFEEAIAVRPEIAIFSAGGSTSLALAPKFAEAGITVVDNSSAWRMDATKKLVVPEINASELTREDKIIANPNCSTIQMVVVLNPLHQKYKIKRVVVSTYQSVTGTGKAAVDQLFAERSGDHSKDKVYPHQIDLNVLPHIDVFLDNGYTKEEMKMTNETKKIMSDDSIAVTATTVRIPTIGGHSEAVNIEFENEFDLDEVRQILSSTEGVVLQDDPKNAVYPMPLTAHGKDETFVGRIRRDESQPKTLNLWIVADNLRKGAATNAVQIAEYLAKHDLVGTPEQVQA; this comes from the coding sequence ATGAAAATCGCAGTAGTAGGCGCTACCGGTCTGGTGGGCGGCGAAATCCTCAAAGTGCTCGAAGAGCGTAATTTCCCGGTGACGGAATTGTTGGCTGTCGCATCAGAAAGGTCTGTTGGTAAGGAAGTTACATTCAAGGGTAAACAGGTCAAGGTGATCGGTTTTGAGGAAGCGATTGCAGTCAGGCCCGAAATCGCCATCTTTTCTGCCGGAGGCAGCACTTCGCTTGCATTGGCTCCCAAGTTTGCCGAAGCAGGTATTACCGTAGTAGATAACTCTTCTGCATGGAGAATGGACGCTACGAAAAAACTCGTAGTACCTGAGATTAATGCATCCGAGCTTACAAGAGAGGATAAGATTATCGCCAATCCCAACTGTTCAACGATCCAGATGGTGGTGGTGCTCAATCCTTTGCACCAGAAATATAAAATCAAAAGGGTGGTGGTATCGACTTACCAGTCGGTAACCGGCACCGGCAAGGCGGCTGTCGACCAGCTGTTTGCAGAGCGTTCCGGAGATCACAGCAAAGATAAGGTGTACCCGCACCAGATCGACCTAAACGTATTGCCGCACATCGACGTTTTCCTGGACAATGGTTATACCAAAGAGGAAATGAAGATGACCAATGAAACCAAGAAGATCATGAGCGACGACAGCATTGCGGTAACTGCAACTACTGTCCGCATCCCGACGATCGGCGGTCACTCAGAGGCGGTGAATATTGAATTTGAAAATGAATTTGACCTGGATGAGGTACGTCAGATCCTGAGCAGCACGGAAGGTGTGGTATTGCAGGATGATCCTAAAAATGCTGTATATCCCATGCCGCTTACCGCACATGGAAAAGACGAGACCTTCGTAGGACGTATCCGCCGCGATGAATCACAGCCTAAGACTTTGAACCTGTGGATCGTAGCAGATAACCTTCGTAAAGGTGCCGCTACCAATGCCGTGCAGATCGCCGAGTATCTTGCCAAACATGACCTGGTAGGTACACCGGAGCAAGTACAGGCATAG